In Helianthus annuus cultivar XRQ/B chromosome 8, HanXRQr2.0-SUNRISE, whole genome shotgun sequence, a single genomic region encodes these proteins:
- the LOC110872839 gene encoding protein LOW PSII ACCUMULATION 2, chloroplastic, whose translation MALSFPSSSIFITYSHKSQHYLPYQTAIKAQNSSSTPPEQQPTESTNETAATPVGFGSVSTSSPAKKQKGKKERSRIIRREPVETPKFVTQQKEQGASDEQQGSNERAFLLTWLGLGSLIIVEGIALAASGFLPEEWDALFVKYLYPSFTPTVFLFVAGTVVYGVVKYLENEKPNSSS comes from the exons ATGGCGTTAAGTTTCCCCTCATCTTCAATCTTCATCACTTACAGCCACAAATCTCAGCATTATCTTCCATATCAGACCGCCATTAAAGCACAAAACTCCTCATCAACACCACCAGAACAACAACCTACAGAATCAACGAATGAAACCGCCGCAACTCCGGTAGGGTTCGGGTCCGTGTCGACGTCATCTCCGGCGAAGAAACAGAAAGGAAAAAAGGAAAGATCTAGAATTATTCGACGAGAACCGGTTGAAACACCTAAGTTTGTTACTCAACAGAAGGAACAAGGGGCGTCGGATGAGCAGCAGGGGAGCAACGAGCGTGCTTTTCTTCTTACGTGGTTAGGGTTAGGCTCGTTGATTATTGTTGAGGGGATTGCTCTGGCTGCTTCAG GTTTCCTTCCTGAAGAATGGGATGCTTTATTTGTGAAGTACCTGTACCCTTCATTTACCCCTACCGTGTTCTTGTTCGTTGCTGGAACAGTTGTCTATGGAGTTGTGAAATACCTGGAAAACGAGAAACCAAATAGCTCAAGTTAG